A window of Polaromonas hydrogenivorans contains these coding sequences:
- a CDS encoding polymer-forming cytoskeletal protein: MTVDYSINYIAFALVCALLMLLPFWPAFREWRHPSDAAALPVSPDYSSDIDYFARRLQADVAARLGKGPATGYSDFDFVRVPVENMNWLKASKRLISARGIKSPMPVRTIQPLYVLGSIHAGAESSFSVLYATGNIELDKKSEIHDWAHADGVVRLGHKSLALRRISAGMAIELGEEAWFERLQAPVLYFGSRTSHALPPAQADQTPASFADLPGAVRQTPSLFLIRGDCELPAGNIYCGSLIVTGFLTVGERTTITGDIKSREGISIGQGAWVQGAITCEKRVYVFKDARVAGPLISERDILIGANALIGQPDANTSVSARNIIVENGVVVHGAIWAHEIGMVKSI; this comes from the coding sequence ATGACGGTTGACTATTCCATCAACTACATCGCCTTCGCGCTGGTCTGCGCGCTGCTGATGCTGCTGCCGTTTTGGCCGGCTTTTCGGGAGTGGCGGCACCCGTCGGATGCGGCGGCGCTGCCGGTTTCGCCCGACTACAGCAGCGACATCGATTATTTCGCCCGGCGCCTGCAGGCCGATGTGGCCGCCAGACTGGGCAAGGGCCCTGCCACGGGTTACTCTGATTTCGACTTCGTGCGTGTGCCGGTGGAGAACATGAACTGGCTCAAGGCCTCGAAGCGGCTGATTTCCGCGCGTGGCATCAAGAGCCCGATGCCGGTTCGCACCATTCAGCCGCTGTATGTGCTGGGGAGCATCCATGCGGGCGCCGAGTCGTCCTTTTCAGTGCTCTACGCCACCGGCAATATCGAATTGGACAAGAAAAGCGAAATCCACGACTGGGCGCATGCCGACGGTGTGGTGCGCCTGGGCCACAAGAGCCTGGCCCTGCGGCGGATTTCGGCCGGCATGGCCATCGAACTGGGTGAGGAAGCCTGGTTTGAGCGTCTGCAGGCACCCGTTCTGTACTTTGGTTCGCGCACCAGCCATGCCTTGCCGCCTGCGCAAGCCGACCAGACGCCGGCAAGCTTTGCCGACCTGCCTGGCGCCGTGCGGCAAACCCCTTCGCTTTTCCTGATTCGCGGCGACTGCGAGCTTCCCGCCGGCAACATCTACTGCGGCTCCCTGATCGTGACCGGTTTCCTGACCGTGGGTGAGCGGACCACGATCACCGGCGACATCAAGTCGCGTGAAGGCATCAGCATTGGCCAGGGCGCCTGGGTCCAAGGCGCCATCACCTGTGAAAAGCGCGTGTATGTGTTCAAGGACGCGCGCGTCGCCGGCCCCCTGATTTCGGAGCGCGATATCCTGATTGGCGCCAATGCCCTGATCGGGCAGCCCGATGCCAACACCAGCGTCAGCGCGCGCAACATCATTGTTGAGAATGGCGTGGTCGTGCATGGCGCCATCTGGGCGCATGAAATTGGCATGGTGAAGTCGATATGA